The DNA window CTGGGCGAGTGCGATCGAGACATTCACTTCCGACCCGGTCACGCCGGGCATGTACCGCGAGAAGGCCGTCACCTACTACCGCAAGGCGCTCGAGATCGAGCCGGGCGACTTCAACGTGGCGGTGGACTACGCGATAACGTTGTACTACTCGGGACGGGCCGCCGAGGCTGCGAGCGTCGTAGACGGCGTGCTCGCGAAGGACCCGAAGTTCGTCCCGGCGCTGTTCAACGGCGGCATCTTCTACGCCGAGGCGGGCCGCGACGCGGATGCGGCGAGGGTGCTGAACACCTACTTGGCCGCCGACCCGAACGGGGCGCAAGGCAACCCGGACGTGGCGCGCAACATCATCGCGGAGCTGGCGAAGAGGCAGAGCGCGGGGCCGGCATCCACCGCCAGCACGCCCTGACGGGCCGGCGCGGCGTCAGGTCGCGTGCTCGGCGATCGGCTCCTCGAGGATCGCGAGCGCATCCTCGCGGCTCGACGCCGTCGAGAAGATGCCGTTCAGGCGCGTGAGTGACAGGATGTTGTCGACCGTCTCGTTCGTGACGAGTGCGAGCCGTCCGCCTTGGGCGCCGTACTCCTTCGACAGCGACAGCAGCAGCCCGAGCCCCGAGCTGTCGAGGTAGTCGAGCGCGGCGAGGTCGACGATGGCGGCCGCCGGAGCGGACTTGAGCAGCCGGTCGATGCTCATGC is part of the Actinomycetota bacterium genome and encodes:
- a CDS encoding STAS domain-containing protein, coding for MMALTTELDRSADIWVLKLTGDLDYSECASLRMSIDRLLKSAPAAAIVDLAALDYLDSSGLGLLLSLSKEYGAQGGRLALVTNETVDNILSLTRLNGIFSTASSREDALAILEEPIAEHAT